From a region of the Archocentrus centrarchus isolate MPI-CPG fArcCen1 chromosome 18, fArcCen1, whole genome shotgun sequence genome:
- the LOC115796893 gene encoding tripartite motif-containing protein 16-like — protein MAKKGVQLDRETFSCSICLDLLKDPVTIPCGHSYCMNCVKRHFDEEDRKGINSCPQCRKTFIPRPVLEKNIMLAELVEELKKTGLQAAPADHCYAGPEDVACDVCTGRKLKAIKSCLSCPASYCEKHLQPHYDAAPLKKHKLVAPSKKLQENICSRHDEVMKIFCRTDQQSICYLCTMDEHKGHETVPAAAERTEKQKELEVRRLNIQQRIQDREKDVKLLQQEVEAINGSADKAVEDSEKMLTELIRLIQKRSSDVKQQVRSQQETEVSRVKELQEKLEQEIAELKRKDAELEQLSHTEDHNQFLHNYPSLSALSESTHSSSINIGPLRYFEDVTAAVSETRDKLQDILREEWTNISLRVTEEDVLLSPSEPKSRAEFLKYSHEITLDPNTAHRQLLLSEGNRKVTLMKQQQSFSNCSDRFTGCYQVLSRESLTGRCYWEVEWRGRGVYVAVTYKNISRAGLSNECGFGYNDKSWALHCDANNYTFRYNKIHTDLSGPRSSRVGVYLDHRAGILSFYSVSETMTLLHRVQTTFTQPLYAGLWIWGDGDTAELIKVR, from the coding sequence ATGGCAAAGAAAGGAGTTCAGTTAGACCGAGAAACCTTCTCTTGTTCgatctgtttggatctactgaaggatccggtgactattccctgtggacacagctactgcatgaaTTGCGTTAAAAGACATTTTGATGAAGAGGACAGGAAGGGAATCAACAGCTGCCCTCAATGCAGGAAGACTTTCATACCGAGGCCTGTCCTGGAGAAAAACATCATGTTAGCTGAGTtagtggaggagctgaagaagactggactccaagctgctccagctgatcactgctatgctggacctgaagatgtggcctgtgatgtctgcactgggagGAAACTGAAAGCCATCAAGTCCTGTTTATCTTGTCCAGCATCTTACTGTGAGAAACACCTCCAACCTCACTATGATGCAGCtccattaaagaaacacaagctggtggccccctccaagaagctccaggagaacatctgctctcgtcatgatgaggtgatgaagattttctgtcgtactgatcagcagagtatctgttatctctgcacaatggatgaacataaaggccatgaaacagtcccagctgcagcagaaaggactgagaagcagaaggagctcGAGGTGAGACGACTAAACATCCAACAGAGAATCCAGGAccgagagaaagatgtgaagctgcttcagcaggaggtggaggccatcaatggctctgctgataaagcagtggaggacagtgagaagatgttgactgagctgatccgtctgatccagaaaagaagctctgatgtgaagcagcaggtcagatcccagcaggaaactgaagtgagtcgagtcaaagagcttcaggagaagctggagcaggagatcgctgagctgaagaggaaagacgccgagctggagcagctctcacacacagaggatcacaaccagtttctacacaactacccctcactgtcagcactcagtgagtctacacactcatccagcatcaatattggtcctctgaggtactttgaggatgtgacagcagctgtgtcagagaccagagataaactacaggacatcctgagagaggaatggacaaacatctcactgagagtcactgaagaggatgttttactgtcaccatcagagccAAAGAGCAGAGCtgaattcttaaaatattcacatgaaatcacactggatccaaacacagcacacagacagCTGTTATTATCTGAGGGGAACAGAAAAGTAACATTAATGAAACAACaacagtctttttctaattgttcaGACAGATTTACTGGATGTTATCAGGTCCTGAgtagagagagtctgactggacgttgttactgggaggtggagtggagagggagaggagtttATGTAGCAGTCACATACAAGAATATCAGCAGAGCAGGGCTCTCAAATGAATGTGGATTTGGATACAATGACAAGTCTTGGGCATTACACTGTGATGCAAACAATTACACATTTCGGTACAATAAAATCCACACTGACCTCTCAGGTCCTCGGTcctccagagtaggagtgtacctggatcacagagcaggtattctgtctttctacagcgtctctgaaaccatgactctcctccacagagtccagaccacattcactcagccgctCTATGCTGGACTTTGGATTTGGGGAGATGGAGACACTGCAGAGTTGATTAAAGTCAGATAG
- the LOC115796913 gene encoding tripartite motif-containing protein 16-like yields the protein MDERQGHETVPAAAERTEKQKELEVRRLNIQQRIQDREKDVKLLQQEVEAINGSADKAVEDSEKMFTELIRLIQKRSSDVKQQVRSQQETEVSRVKELQEKLEQEIAELKRKDAELEQLSHTEDHNQFLHNYPSLSALSESTHSSSINIGPLRYFEDVTAAVSETRDILQDILREEWTNISLRVTEEDVLLSPSEPKTRAGFLKYSHEITLDPNTANTHLLLSEGNRKVTFMKQQQSYSDHPDRFTFYWQVLSRESLTGRCYWEVEWRGEAIFVAVTYKNISRAGIAGECFFGWNDKSWSLCCNTNNCSFRHNKVHTDLSGPRSSRVGVYLDHRAGILSFYSVSETMTLLHRVQTTFTQPLYAGLYVFHSDGATAELIKVR from the coding sequence ATGGACGAACGTCAAGGCCATGAAACagtcccagctgcagcagaaaggactgagaagcagaaggagctcgaggtgagacgactaaacatccagcagagaatccaggaccgagagaaagatgtgaagctccttcaacaggaggtggaggccatcaatggctctgctgataaagcagtggaggacagtgagaagatgttcactgagctgatccgtctgatccagaaaagaagctctgatgtgaagcagcaggtcagatcccagcaggaaactgaagtgagtcgagtcaaagagcttcaggagaagctggagcaggagatcgctgagctgaagaggaaagacgccgagctggagcagctctcacacacagaggatcacaaccagtttctacacaactacccctcactgtcagcactcagtgagtctacacactcatccagcatcaatattggtcctctgaggtactttgaggatgtgacagcagctgtgtcagagaccagagataTACTTcaggacatcctgagagaggaatggacaaacatctcactgagagtcactgaagaggatgttttactgtcaccatcagagccaaagaccagagctggattcttaaaatattcacatgaaatcacactggatccaaacacagcaaacacacatctGTTATTATCTGAGGGGAACAGAAAAGTAACATTTATGAAACAACAACAGTCTTattctgatcatccagacagattcactTTTTATTGGCAAGTCCTGAgtagagagagtctgactggacgttgttactgggaggtggagtggagaggggAAGCAATTTTTGTGGCAGTCACATACAAGAATATCAGTAGAGCAGGGATTGCAGGTGAATGTTTTTTTGGATGGAATGACAAATCTTGGTCATTATGTTGTAACACAAACAATTGTTCATTTCGGCACAACAAAGTCCATACTGACCTCTCAGGTCCTCGGTcctccagagtaggagtgtacctggatcacagagcaggtattctgtctttctacagcgtctctgaaaccatgactctcctccacagagtccagaccacattcactcagccgctCTATGCTGGACTTTATGTTTTTCACTCTGATGGAGCCACTGCAGAGTTGATTAAAGTCAGATAG